In Heptranchias perlo isolate sHepPer1 chromosome 33, sHepPer1.hap1, whole genome shotgun sequence, the sequence accactatatcatagttccatgtggcgacttgagcctgcagctcatcaactttATTcaccatgctacgtgcatttacacacatgccctccaaacccatcttagGCTGCCTTGCATTTGCAAATAATTGGAACAGGAGTGTGAGACATGCATACCTGACAAAGGGATATcaacaaaagtggagaaggaaaaggatttTTGTGTAATCAGTCATTCTTAAAAGTCTTGAGTCAACAACGCTGATCAAAGGCTAAGAGACATCTGAAGGCCATTTGACAGCAGGTCAACAAGAATTTACTGTATAGATCACCGGTGAGGCCACACTTGATTATCGTGTGTGGGTTTGGGCAACTGACCTTCAAAAGATGTTGAGGCATTGGAGAGTGTTTAATGAGAAGTGGGAAGGATTGTGCTGAGTCAGTAGTTGTAAGTTATTGAGACAGACTTGGAACTAAACTTTATTAGGGAaaagaggatttaaaaaaaaattcgttcatgggatgtgggcatcgctggcgaggccagcatttattgcccatccctaattgcccttgagaaggtggtggtgagccgccttcttgaactgctgcagtccatgtggtgaaggttctcccacagtgctgttaggaagggagttccaggattttgacccagcgacaatgaaggaatgacgatatatttccaagtcgggatggtgtgtgacttggaagggaatgtgcaggtggtattgttcccatgtacctgctgctcttgtccttctaggtggtagaggtcgcgggtgtgggaggtgctgtcgaagaagccttggcgagttactgcagtgcatcctgtggatagtacgcactgcagccactgtgcgccggtggtgaagggagtgaatgtttagggtggtggatggggtgccaatcaagcgggctgctttgtcctggatggtgttgagcttcttgagtgttgttggagctgcactcatccaggcaagtggagagtattccatcacactcctgacttgtgccttgtagatggtggaaaggctttggggagtcaggagctgagtcactcaccacagaatatccagcctctgaccggctcttgtagccacagtatttatatggctggtccagttaagtttctggtcaatggtgacccccaggatgttgatggtgggggattcggcgatggtaatgccgttgaatgtcaaggggaggtggttagactctgtcttgttggagatggtcattgtctggcacaaatgttacttgccatttatgagcccaagcttggatgttgtccaggtcttgctgcatgcgggcttggactgcttcattatttgaggggttgcgaatggaactgaacactgtgcaatcatcagcgagcatccccatttctgatcttatggagggaaggtcattgataaagcagctgaagatggttgtgcctaggacactgccctgaggaactcctgcagcgatgtccaggggctgagatgattggcctccaacaaccactaccatcttgctttgtactaggtatgactctagccactggagagttttccccccgattcccattgacttcaattttactcgggctccttggtgccacactcggtcaaatgctgccttgatgtcaagggcagtcactctcacctcacctctggaattcagctcttttgtccatgtttggaccaaggctgtattgaggtctggagccaagtggtcttggcggaacccaaactgagcccaagtgtcgcttgatagcacttttgacgacaccttccatcactttgctgaagattgagagtagactgatggggcggtaattggccggattggatttgtcccgtccacaaaaagcaggacatacctcggcaattttccacattgtcgggtagatgccagtgttgtagctgtactggaacagcttggctagaggcgcagctagttctgctgcacaagtcttcagcgctacagctgggatgttgtcggggccaatagcctttgctgtatccagtgcactcggccgtttcttgatatcacgtggagtgaatcgaattggctgatgtctggcttctgtaatggtggggatatcggcaggaggccgagatggatcatccactcggcacttctggctgaagatggttgcaaacgcttcagccttgtcttttgcactcacgtgctggactccgccatcattgaggatggggatgtttgcagagcctcctgctcccattagttgtttaattgtccaccaccattcacgactggacgtggcaggactgcagagctttgatctgatccgttggttgtggaatcgcttagctctgtctatagcatgttgcttccgctgtttagcatgcatgtagtcctgagttgcagcttcaccaggttggcaccttatttttaggtacgcctggtgctgctcctgggatgctcttctacactcctcattgaaccagggttgattccctggcttgttggtaatggtagagtgaggaatatgcctggccatgaggttacagattgtgctggaatacaattctgctgctgatggcccacagcgcatcatggatgcccagttttgagctgctagatcttttctgaatctatcccatttagcacggtggtagtgccacacaacacgttggatggtgtcctcagtgcgaagacgggatttcatctccacgaggactgtgcggtggtcactcctaccaatactgtcatggacagatgcatttgcgacaggtagattggtgaggacgaggtcaagtatgtttttccctcgtgttggttcgctcaccacctgccgcaggcccagtctggcagcgatgtccttcaggactcggccagctcggtcagtagtggtgctaccgagccactcttggtgatagacattgaagtcccccacccagattacattctgtgcccttgctaccctcagtgcttcctccaagtggtgttcaacatggaggagcactgattcatcagctgagggaggacggtaggtggtaatcagcaggaggtttccttgcccatgtttgacctgatgccatgagatttcatggggtccagaggcaatgtggaggactcccagggctgctccctcctgactgtatatcactgtaccgccacctctggtgggtctgtcctgccggtgggacaagacatacccaagggatggtgatggaagattctgggacgttggctgaaatgtatgattttgtgagtatggctatgtcaggctgttgcttgactagtcttgatagctctcccaattttggcacaagtccccagatgttagtgaggaggactttgcagggtcgactgggcttggtttacttttgtcgtgtccggtgcctcatggtccgatgccgggtagtccgtccggttttattcttgttactttttttttagcgagattttacaactgagtggcttgctaggctatttcagtgggcaattaagaatcaaccacattgctgtgtgtctggagtcTCATAtcggtcagaccgggtaaggacggcaggtttccttccctaaaggacattagtgaaccagttgggtttttacgacgatCCGGATGGGGGCATGATCCAAGTGTTCAGGATGCTCAGAACGATGGGTAATGTAGATGTAAGGCAATTTAAACTGGACTGAACACAGAACTAGAGGACACCTGTACAAAATTTATAATCTTGAAGCAAAACTTGAGATTGGAGAAAAGAAATCCCACACTATAATGGGTATCGAATCCTGGCAAGAAATGGTTAATATGGTGCTAGTTTACTTCTTGAATGTAAAATAATCCGTGAATCACAATGTGCTACTGGGGCACATGAGTTGCTGTTGAGTGACACTCTTCAAAAATttctataaaacattggttaggacaCAGTTAgagcacagtgtgcagttttaggCACATGTTATATAAAGGACATTAAAGTCATAGTACAATGTGGATTCACCAGGATGacaccagggatgggaaactatagttatgaggagagacttgagatacaggGACTATTTCCACGGGAGCAGAGAagctaagtggagatttaatcatTTATGAATTGTTTTGACAGGATGAAATGAGAAAGACTTTCTTTTAGTTGAGGAGTaagtgacaaggggtcatcaatttaaaatagtcactgaggagagaagttagaagAAATCTATTTGTGCTGATCAAGTAccggactagcaatccagaggacATCAGTTCAAATCAACCATGAGatttgaattcagtaaatctgctgatttgtgggctagcactagATAAAATAACCATCAAAGCtgcagattgtcataaaaacctaactggttcactaatgtacttCAGGGAAGGGATCCTGCCACCCCTTCCCGATCTGGCCTACATGGTCGGGACTCCAATCCCTcactatgtgattgactcttaatgccctcagggcaactagggatgggcaataaatgcagccttgtcagcattgtccacatcctgagaataaatattttttttaaaaagtgagggaTTTTAATTGTAAGGAATGAATTCTTGCCATTTAAGGGAAAGACTGGGTGAGACACAgctggatgcagagtaaagctgcctctacactgctCTAACATGGCGCCGGAGCCCCAGCCTTCGAGAAGCCCCTTACCCCAGTCCTCGCTGAATTCCAAATCCTagtcttgtttacaaatccctctgtGACCTTGCCATGCCTGACATCTGCATCCCTGCCCTTGCCCTCCAATCTGGCCTCCTCGTGCATCCCACTTCCATCAATAGCTTTCAATCGTCCTGTGCCCATCCCCACACCAAACCCCTCTATTTTGCTGCTATTCCTCCCCACTCagcctttaaaagccttctcctTTCAACCATGCTTTGTGTCAACTAATTCTACTATAGCTCGGTCTGTTATCTCCACTgcaaagtgtcttgggatgttatTATGCTGAAGgcactattttaatgcaagttATAAAATCAGGAGCAGATGCAGACGGCACAGGCATCGTAAATCCAGGTGCCACCCTCATCTCTCGGCTCACATTCTGTGGCACAAAAAATAGTTGGGCTCCAGTAGCCTGATGCTGTCAGTACTTCACCTGCCGTGCATGCCACCCAGCCCTTCCCTGCCAGGGAGCCCGTGGTACCCCTGGAAATCAACATGGAAACTGATATGTCTGTTTGTGTCCAGATCTAGAGGAGCTCTGTAAGAAGGAGAGAACAGGGCAGCACAGCCCCTCCATCAACAGCGACAGTGCGCAGGGTGACCTAGAGTCCAATGTGGAGACGCTCTGCAAAACGCAAGACATAAGTGGAAATGGCTGAGCAAGTGAAGGACAGTACGTACTGAGTTCTACCATCGAGGAGATGGGATACTAAAATGGAGAAGTTCTCTTCTGGTCTAACACTTGGGGAAACTtgaaaaatgtgtgtgtgtgtgtctctgtcatagtctgtgtgtgtgtgtgtgtgtgtgtgtgtgtgtgtgtgtgtctctctgtcacagtctttgtgtgtgtgggggtgtgtgtatcttgctgtcactgtgtgtgtgtctctctgccacagtctgtgtgtgtctgtctgtgtgtgtgtatgtgcgcgtgcatgcctctgtgtgtgtgtgtgtgtgtgtgtgtgtgtgtgtttgtgttgctATGTATATTTGCAATGTTTTGTCCCCTCTTTTACTTTCCCTGTGATCGGGACCACTCCCCGGCCAAGGGACAATCAAAAGAAAACAGCAAATCTGACATAAAACTGACGCCGATTAATGTTTGTGCTTGGCCTGATGCCTGAGCTTTGGTGCCTGAACTCACTCCAGCCTGTGTTGAGTCCAAGTGATATACACAGGCACATCTTAGGAGGGAGTAATGGCTTACTTTGAGTTTTGGTGGGGTTTTTTTTCCTCAAGCTGGCACAGGTCTGGATGGGCAGTGATGGAGGGTTGTGATTAGAGATCCAAAGTGACGGtatctttttcttttttgttgGAGAATAAACGATTAAGGCTCCCAGTGGGAGATgttggtgctggggaatggaaggtGTCCCCAAATTGAGCGCTGGCTGTCAGCTTTAAGCACTCCAGGCTCTGGCCTAAGTCTGGCCAAGTGCAGAATGAagtcagccccaacctcagaaaggCGCCCCCTATTGCATCAGTGCAAACTTTTCTGCTTCTCATCTCTGGTGCCTCGGCAGATACGTTAACTACTAATGGCTGCATAcagtgacaccacaagtcacggccagaatggagatgcttgggtaattcccccatcaatcactgctgtaagtgaccggcattgattttacgcacataatttatatgtaactatcctccactcactgcattttgcggGAGAGATCACCCTGCTTTGATCGGAAGACGTTGCTGTAGTTTTGATCAtgaattctgtttgctgtagttcatagagactctgtttaaatagtctctgtttgctgtaagttctcaccccacctccaactcattggctgtcacagtggtgtcaatactctCTTTGAATACTAATtgcttcaaatgcaaattagttaagatttctttcagaaaataagatTTTGGGACATGacctgtggtgagtgtaacaggctcgggaggaacaggtgactttggacctctggtttccAAAGCTCTtcgccactgggggttttcctcgcctcgtgtctgggtctgttgtagactaatttatagagattgattgctatgattagtcaacaactccattatcgttataccaggatggtagaaggcaaactagatggacctcggtcttttttcatccagcaattcctatgttcctagactgTGAGCCAACTTTCACTGGGAACTGTGCTGAAGCcaagaaaaaaacacacacagctGGTCTGTTGGCATCTGAAAGGAGAAAATAAACGAGTTAATGTTATGGCTGTGCAACTCTCGGCTTTGTCTTTCTGTGTTTTCTtcttccatcccatcagtctagttTTGGTTCAAACCCAGTCCTTAAGAGGTTAAAGGTCAGTGTGTAACCCACTGCAGGACCCAACTGACACTGGACATTAAACATTCAGTGGCACCGTTTGGAGAAGAGGAGCGAGGGatttggccaatattcctccctctaccaacactttggtcattcatctcagtgaGGGGTGTCGCTGGGGAAGAATTACTGCTGCGTTTGCCCATGTACCATTGACTgtctgtctcagcccatctgccgctgaaaccctcatccatgcttttgttatcgccagacttgactatttcaatgctctcctggccaacctcccatctcccaccctctgtaaacttgagctgatccaaaactctgcagcccattttcctaactcgcactaagttccgttctcccatcacccttgtgctcgctgacctacagtggctcccggtccgggaacgcctcgattttaaaattctcattttgttgtcaaatccctccatggtctctcccctccctatctctgtaacctcctccagccctacaaccctccgagatctctgcgctcctccaattctggcctcttgcgcatccccgatttccttcgccccaccgttggcggccgtgccttcagctgcctaggccctaggttctggaattccctccctaaacctccccgcctctccttcaagacgatccttaaaacctacctctttgaccaagcttttggtcacgtgtcctaatatctccttatatggcttggtgtcaaattttgtctaataacactcctgtgaggcgcctggagacattttactatgttaaaggtgctgtgtaaatgaatgttgtagTTGTTATCAGTCACTGCGTATAAAGCAAAATACCAcggatgttggaaatctaaaataaaaacagaaaatgctggagaagctcagcaagtgaggcagcatctctggaaaaagaaacagagttaacgtttcaggtctaagacctttcgtcagaactggaagatgttaaagtttttaaacaagtacagagccaaggaaaggctgggtggggggaggaggaaagaacaaaagggaaggtcggtgattaaattacaaaagggatgacggtgcaaggcaaggaggatgataatgggacaggttaagaaacaaaagattggtcaggagtagctgtaaatggcaatagcagaaccattaccaacacctgctgaccgaaaaaacgggagtagtggttatgatccgaagttattgaaatcattgttgagtctggaaggttgtaaagtgcctaaacgaaagatgaggtgctgttcctcgagtttccGTTGAGTTTCAttgaaacagtgtaagaggccgaggacggagagggagtggggcggagaattaaaatggcaagcgaccggcaggtcaggatcagacTTGCGGATAGAGTGGAGATGTtcggcaaagcgatcacccaatctgcgtttggtctccccaatgtagaggagagcacattgtgagcagcgaatacagtatactaaattgaaagaagtacaagtaaatcgctgtttgacctggaaggagtgtttgagaagggaggaggtgaaggggccgGTGTTatatctcctgtgctcgcatagGAAtttgccgtggggaggagagcgggtgatggaagagtggaccagggtgttgcgggGGGggaagcggtcccttcggaatgctgaaaggggagggaaggggaagatgtgtttggtggtgggaccgCACTGGAGGCTGGGAGGACCAAAAACAGCATCACCTGCAGACTGGGAGGACCAAAAACAGCATCAGCTGGAGGCTGGGAGGATCCAAAACCCCATTACatgcaagacttgcatttatatagcacctttcactacctcaggacatttcaaagtgctttacagtcaatgaagtacttttgaactgtaatgCAGGCTGGGAGACTGTTACACTGCTCTGTGACTCATTATACTGTACTCGAAAACATTCAGCGTCAATGGTCCCCGTACACTTCCTCAAATGACAGTTCAtttctaaccaggtcaggcagaatcctgCACCGACTTCCTGGCAGATTGTTTCACTCTGTTACTTCTTTAGTTCCCCCGCTCATCCTCCCAGCAAACCTTGTTGTCCCGTCCCCTCTGTAGACAGATGCTGGAGAAATTCCATTCCAGTTTGCCCTGAGTGTTACGAATATCACTGTGGGGGAAGGGAAGGTGCAGAGAGGGCAACCACCATGATACTTGGAGAGCAAATtttaccatcttcagccagaagtgccgagtggatgatccatctcggcctcctcctgatatccccaccatcacagaagccagtcttcagccaattcaattcactccacatgatatcaagaaacggctgagtgcactggatacagcaaaggctatgggccccgacagcatccccgctgtaatgctgaagactcatgctccagaactaaccgcacctctagccaagctgttccagtacagctacaacgctggcatctacccaacaatgtggaaaattgcccaggtatgtcccgtccacaaaaagcaggacaaatcgaatccggcctattactgccccatcagcctactctcaatcatcagcaaagtgatggaaggtgtcatcgacagtgctatcaagcagcacttgcataccaataacctgctcaccgatgctcagtttgggttccgaggaccactcggctccagatctcattacagccttggtccaaacgtggacaaaagagctgaattccagaggtgaggtgagagtgactgcccttgacatcaaggcagcatttgaccaagtgtggcaccaaggagcccgagtaaaattgaagtcaatgggaatcgggatgatagtggttgttggaggccaatcatctcagccccaggacattgctgcaggagttcctcaggatagtgttcttggcccaaccatcttcagctgcttcatcaatgaccttccctccatcataaggtcagaaatggggatgttcgctgatgtttgcacagtgttcagttccattcgcaacccctcagataatgaagcagtccgtgcccgcatgcagcaagacctggacaacatccaggcttgagctgataagtggcaagtaacattcgcgccagataagtgtcaggcaatgaccatctccaacaagagagagtctaaccacctccccttgacattcaacggcattaccatcgccgaatcccccaccatcaacatcctgggttcaccattgaccacaa encodes:
- the LOC137301544 gene encoding uncharacterized protein; protein product: MKSRLRTEDTIQRVVWHYHRAKWDRFRKDLAAQNWASMMRCGPSAAELYSSTICNLMARHIPHSTITNKPGNQPWFNEECRRASQEQHQAYLKIRCQPGEAATQDYMHAKQRKQHAIDRAKRFHNQRIRSKLCSPATSSREWWWTIKQLMGAGGSANIPILNDGGVQHVSAKDKAEAFATIFSQKCRVDDPSRPPADIPTITEARHQPIRFTPRDIKKRPSALDTAKAIGPDNIPAVALKTCAAELAAPLAKLFQYSYNTGIYPTMWKIAEVCPAFCGRDKSNPANYRPISLLSIFSKVMEGVVKSAIKRHLGSVWVPPRPLGSRPQYSLGPNMDKRAEFQR